In the Lysinibacillus sp. PLM2 genome, one interval contains:
- a CDS encoding thiol:disulfide interchange protein tlpA, translated as MKKSMIGVVVVLALIAIMLGGYIKNQIEASEEVAEQSKIKGYEVDLVNAEFGIKKGQMAPDFTLETITGETISLSQLKGKKVLLNFWATWCPPCKEEMPDLQNYYERYAKEENVEIVAVNLTYSQNSIKDVQLFADSYDLTFPIPLLHEEAFSKEKYQVLTIPSSFMIDTEGRIQKQIIGPLKEETIQQYLSELN; from the coding sequence TTGAAAAAATCAATGATTGGTGTTGTAGTTGTATTAGCGCTTATTGCCATCATGCTTGGTGGATATATAAAAAATCAAATAGAAGCAAGTGAAGAAGTTGCTGAACAATCCAAAATTAAAGGGTATGAAGTAGACCTTGTAAATGCTGAATTTGGAATTAAGAAGGGTCAAATGGCGCCTGATTTTACATTAGAAACGATTACTGGGGAAACGATCAGCTTATCACAATTAAAAGGGAAAAAAGTTTTGTTAAATTTTTGGGCAACATGGTGTCCACCGTGTAAAGAGGAAATGCCTGATTTGCAAAATTACTATGAGCGATATGCGAAGGAAGAGAATGTAGAAATTGTTGCAGTTAATTTAACTTATTCTCAAAACTCAATTAAAGATGTACAATTATTCGCTGATAGCTATGACCTCACTTTCCCAATCCCTTTATTGCATGAAGAAGCTTTTAGTAAGGAGAAATATCAAGTTTTAACCATTCCTTCCTCATTTATGATTGATACAGAAGGAAGAATTCAAAAACAAATTATTGGACCATTAAAAGAAGAAACAATTCAGCAATATCTCAGCGAATTAAACTAG
- a CDS encoding peptidase S41, producing the protein MRKGRIFLLLGMIGLVIAFILIWQKWNGSNKEEELSNMPVIDEVYSLINEKSVYSVSGEVLVEGALRGMTSALEDPYSTYYTEKEAILHKQSLAGQRVGIGIEITEKNGRFVVVAPVKSSPAEKAGIRPFDEIVQVDEQRLDGKTMGELLEMIQGEAGEEVTLVLYRPSAERHITVTLKRMEIKNDTVESEIIEVEDAKIGYISISMFGEKTADEWFEATSDLISKNVDGFVVDLRDNPGGYLHSVAAIVSSLHKEGEVFAYMQNGEGAMEPLQTSNIEGDQEYLKQMEKIPVIVLQNEGSASASEVMAGAVQSWNRATIIGMQSFGKGTVQETWALQNGGELKLSTNKWLTPKREWIHGKGIPADIEVEQHPLFLLEVIPLTGEYKEGDFSEEVAYVQKVLNGLGYTVTRTDGFFDSETAEAVELYREKNNLIEGRNMTEDLFESIREQVTLYKEAQEHDLQLQMGLSVMVHILEGEF; encoded by the coding sequence TTGCGAAAAGGTCGAATTTTTTTATTACTAGGAATGATAGGTTTAGTGATTGCATTCATACTTATTTGGCAAAAATGGAACGGTTCAAATAAGGAAGAAGAACTCTCCAACATGCCTGTAATTGATGAAGTATATTCATTAATTAATGAAAAATCAGTTTATAGTGTAAGTGGTGAAGTGCTGGTAGAAGGAGCGCTTCGTGGAATGACAAGTGCACTGGAAGATCCATATAGCACGTACTATACAGAAAAAGAGGCAATTCTGCATAAACAGTCGTTAGCAGGCCAAAGAGTGGGAATAGGGATTGAAATTACAGAGAAAAATGGACGGTTTGTTGTTGTTGCACCTGTAAAATCCTCACCAGCTGAGAAAGCTGGAATTCGACCATTTGATGAAATTGTACAAGTTGATGAACAAAGACTTGACGGAAAAACAATGGGCGAATTGCTTGAAATGATTCAAGGTGAAGCAGGAGAAGAAGTGACACTCGTATTATATCGTCCAAGTGCAGAAAGACATATTACCGTTACTTTGAAAAGAATGGAAATTAAAAATGATACAGTGGAATCTGAAATTATAGAAGTAGAAGATGCGAAGATAGGATATATCTCCATCTCGATGTTTGGAGAAAAGACGGCAGATGAGTGGTTTGAGGCTACAAGTGATTTAATTTCAAAAAATGTAGATGGTTTTGTAGTGGACTTGCGTGACAATCCAGGGGGATATTTACATAGCGTTGCGGCCATTGTAAGCAGTCTTCATAAAGAAGGCGAAGTGTTTGCTTATATGCAAAATGGTGAGGGAGCTATGGAACCACTACAAACATCGAATATTGAAGGGGATCAAGAATATTTAAAACAAATGGAAAAAATCCCGGTTATTGTTCTTCAAAATGAAGGCAGTGCTTCTGCAAGTGAGGTAATGGCAGGAGCAGTTCAAAGTTGGAATCGCGCTACGATTATAGGTATGCAAAGCTTCGGAAAAGGGACTGTACAAGAAACGTGGGCACTTCAAAATGGCGGAGAATTAAAGCTATCTACTAATAAGTGGCTGACGCCAAAACGAGAATGGATTCATGGAAAAGGCATACCGGCAGATATCGAGGTTGAGCAGCATCCACTATTTTTACTTGAAGTAATCCCATTAACTGGAGAATATAAAGAGGGCGACTTTAGTGAGGAAGTAGCTTATGTTCAAAAAGTGTTAAATGGACTAGGCTATACAGTGACAAGAACAGATGGATTCTTCGATTCTGAAACAGCAGAAGCAGTTGAATTATATCGGGAGAAAAATAATTTGATTGAAGGTCGCAATATGACTGAGGATTTATTTGAAAGTATTCGAGAACAAGTAACGCTTTATAAAGAAGCGCAAGAGCATGATTTACAACTTCAAATGGGGCTTAGTGTTATGGTGCATATTCTTGAGGGTGAGTTTTAA
- a CDS encoding membrane protein — protein MVDILIEFGLGITRLFINPLFYIAIAMSVYLGYRRVKRERRNFHIRILSGWSELSGLFKEGLLLSLSISLLSLAIGLTVPIQLLFMVTIISVVALVTYFFHLLSPIIYITISIGLLMVMGMQNWSFNLFGLEFMGVNVEEGAAVTISILVGLLLIAEGILIRQNGALYASPIVEKTKRGMKAVAFLSKKVWVLPIFLVIPGDAIQAYFPFWPQFSLGTNEFSIVLFPIVIGFQQMARHSLPINFYQRLGRSVLVLGEIVVIGGLISYFEPLVGLVVLLVGFVWRIILSIVYRSTESNGMYAVSPKADGVMIAAVLPDSPAEKMGLVAGEVIRKVNGVEVHTVRELYEALQKNAAHCRIEVIDQKNELRLTQHVVHSKDHHQVGLLLVE, from the coding sequence ATGGTAGATATATTAATAGAGTTTGGTCTTGGAATTACAAGACTATTTATAAATCCGTTATTTTATATAGCGATTGCGATGTCTGTTTATTTAGGATATCGACGAGTAAAGAGAGAGAGAAGAAATTTTCATATCCGAATTTTATCGGGATGGTCGGAACTTTCCGGTCTTTTTAAGGAAGGACTTTTATTATCTCTTTCAATTTCACTGCTTTCTTTAGCCATTGGTTTAACTGTTCCTATTCAGTTGCTTTTCATGGTGACAATTATTAGTGTCGTAGCACTAGTAACTTATTTCTTTCATCTGCTTTCACCCATTATTTACATTACCATTAGTATAGGGTTATTAATGGTAATGGGAATGCAAAATTGGTCCTTTAACTTGTTTGGGCTGGAGTTTATGGGGGTAAATGTGGAAGAAGGAGCAGCTGTTACGATATCGATTCTCGTCGGATTGCTGTTAATTGCTGAAGGAATATTAATTCGTCAAAATGGGGCTCTTTATGCATCTCCAATTGTTGAGAAAACGAAACGCGGAATGAAAGCTGTTGCGTTTTTAAGTAAAAAGGTTTGGGTTTTACCAATATTTTTGGTGATTCCTGGTGATGCTATTCAAGCTTATTTCCCATTTTGGCCACAGTTTTCCCTTGGTACTAATGAGTTTTCTATCGTATTATTTCCTATTGTAATTGGATTCCAGCAAATGGCTCGACATTCGTTACCTATCAATTTCTATCAAAGATTAGGGCGATCTGTTTTAGTCCTTGGAGAAATTGTTGTAATCGGTGGATTAATTTCTTACTTTGAACCGTTAGTCGGATTAGTAGTGTTACTTGTTGGGTTTGTATGGCGCATTATTCTATCGATTGTTTATCGAAGTACAGAAAGTAACGGTATGTACGCTGTATCTCCGAAAGCAGATGGCGTTATGATTGCTGCTGTATTACCCGATTCACCAGCAGAAAAAATGGGGTTAGTAGCTGGAGAAGTAATCCGTAAAGTGAATGGTGTTGAAGTTCATACTGTACGTGAACTTTATGAAGCATTACAAAAGAATGCTGCACATTGCCGTATTGAAGTAATCGATCAGAAAAATGAATTACGATTAACACAGCACGTTGTTCATAGTAAGGACCATCATCAGGTAGGTTTATTATTAGTGGAGTAA
- a CDS encoding branched-chain amino acid permease yields MTTTLTMVLVILACAIVTWIPRITPFILVRNIQLPQVVLRWLQYIPVCILSALVVESLLNAEGPIVTFDWLNVIAFVPTALVAIITKSLSQTVVAGVVTMAILRYVLI; encoded by the coding sequence ATGACTACGACACTTACGATGGTACTAGTCATACTAGCTTGTGCCATTGTTACATGGATTCCAAGAATTACCCCCTTTATATTAGTTCGGAATATTCAATTGCCACAGGTTGTATTACGTTGGCTGCAATATATCCCTGTCTGTATTTTAAGTGCCCTCGTAGTTGAATCACTTTTGAATGCAGAAGGCCCAATCGTCACTTTTGATTGGCTCAATGTCATCGCTTTCGTTCCAACTGCATTAGTAGCTATCATAACGAAAAGCTTATCCCAAACTGTAGTCGCAGGCGTTGTCACAATGGCTATTTTAAGATACGTTCTTATTTAA
- a CDS encoding azaleucine resistance protein AzlC, with the protein MVTQTEFNQQSITTDSFYQGIRDCIPTLLGYISIGLAFGVIGITSNLSILEIFLLSVFVYAGSAQFIFCALYVAGAPISIIIITTFIVNLRHFLMSLTVAPHLTRYSSLRNIGFGSLLTDETFGVAVTKLMKENRLGGRWMDGLNITAYLTWIASCTIGGIVGKWLPNAESLGLDFALVAMFVALLVLNLVDVGKTKLFHYLKLIGCITLFMYAFSYFLPGHLAVLFSTVIVATIGVVTEK; encoded by the coding sequence TTGGTTACGCAAACAGAATTTAATCAGCAATCCATTACAACCGATTCATTTTATCAGGGGATTAGAGACTGTATACCAACATTACTTGGCTATATCAGTATCGGCCTTGCTTTCGGGGTAATTGGTATTACTTCAAACTTATCCATACTTGAAATCTTTTTATTATCCGTTTTTGTTTATGCTGGATCTGCGCAGTTTATCTTTTGTGCGCTATATGTTGCAGGTGCACCGATTTCTATCATCATTATCACAACTTTTATTGTTAACTTACGTCATTTTTTAATGTCTCTAACGGTGGCACCACATCTAACTCGATATTCATCCCTCCGAAATATCGGCTTTGGTTCATTACTGACAGACGAAACGTTTGGAGTTGCGGTGACTAAGTTAATGAAAGAAAACCGTCTTGGTGGTAGATGGATGGATGGTTTAAATATAACAGCTTATTTAACGTGGATTGCTTCCTGTACTATCGGAGGAATCGTTGGTAAATGGCTGCCTAATGCCGAGAGCTTAGGCTTAGATTTTGCACTTGTAGCTATGTTTGTGGCACTCCTTGTATTGAATCTAGTGGACGTAGGAAAGACAAAGCTTTTTCATTACTTAAAATTAATTGGCTGTATCACTCTATTCATGTATGCTTTTTCTTATTTTTTACCTGGCCATTTAGCAGTTTTATTTTCAACAGTTATTGTTGCAACCATCGGGGTGGTGACTGAAAAATGA
- a CDS encoding transcriptional regulator: MEQMSKNIGFQLKRFRSLRGLSLDDVAKATGVSKAQLAQIEKGEANPTVSTIWKIATGLKVSFSTLMQPSKEYFQKYGANSESPAVEEDGKYRVYSIVPYDPKRGWELFKVEIDPGVIHKSEAHPEGVEETITVIKGQAVIQCGDMKEVLNEGETLIFSGHQSHQYENLTNDITMLYLIIQYQ, translated from the coding sequence ATGGAGCAAATGAGTAAAAATATTGGGTTTCAGCTAAAAAGGTTCCGCAGTTTAAGAGGTTTAAGTTTGGATGATGTTGCCAAAGCTACAGGTGTAAGCAAGGCACAGCTTGCCCAAATTGAAAAAGGTGAAGCAAATCCTACTGTATCAACGATTTGGAAAATAGCAACGGGTTTGAAAGTTTCCTTTTCTACTTTAATGCAGCCTTCAAAAGAATATTTTCAAAAATATGGGGCAAATTCAGAGTCCCCAGCTGTAGAAGAAGATGGAAAGTACCGCGTCTATTCAATCGTTCCTTATGATCCAAAGAGAGGATGGGAATTATTTAAGGTTGAGATTGATCCTGGTGTCATACATAAAAGTGAAGCCCATCCTGAAGGGGTAGAGGAAACGATAACGGTTATTAAAGGACAAGCTGTAATCCAATGTGGTGATATGAAAGAAGTGTTGAACGAAGGAGAAACACTGATTTTTTCAGGACATCAGTCACATCAATATGAAAACCTAACTAATGACATTACAATGTTATACTTAATTATTCAATATCAATAG
- the yhjE gene encoding TVP38/TMEM64 family protein: protein MSEWFTVENIETLAAQYRTLGPLIGILLPFLEALLPFLPLVVIVVANASSYGLWIGFLLSWIGTVLGSYVVFLIVRKFGKHPKLKRFIQKENVQKLIKWVDMRGLSPLFILLCFPFTPSVLVNIVAGLSHIKKKYYFIVLLAGKFVMILSMSVLGYDVGSFIKNPLKLILVVIAVILLWVISKVVERRLNKRVEEDLKSSYQKEN, encoded by the coding sequence GTGAGCGAATGGTTTACCGTTGAAAACATCGAAACACTAGCTGCACAATATCGTACACTTGGACCGCTAATTGGCATTTTGCTTCCCTTTCTTGAAGCATTATTACCCTTTTTGCCCCTTGTTGTCATTGTCGTAGCAAATGCAAGCTCCTATGGCTTGTGGATTGGGTTTTTATTATCATGGATTGGAACGGTTTTAGGATCCTATGTTGTCTTTTTAATCGTTCGGAAATTCGGGAAACATCCTAAATTAAAACGTTTTATTCAAAAAGAAAATGTTCAAAAATTAATAAAATGGGTGGATATGAGAGGTTTAAGTCCGTTATTTATATTATTATGCTTTCCATTTACACCTTCTGTTTTAGTGAATATCGTTGCAGGGCTCTCCCACATTAAAAAGAAATATTATTTTATTGTATTATTGGCTGGTAAGTTTGTCATGATTTTAAGTATGAGCGTATTAGGATATGATGTGGGCTCATTCATTAAAAATCCTTTAAAGCTTATACTTGTCGTTATTGCCGTTATTCTATTATGGGTAATTAGTAAAGTAGTGGAAAGACGCTTAAATAAACGAGTTGAGGAAGATTTAAAAAGCTCCTATCAAAAAGAAAATTAA
- the addB gene encoding ATP-dependent helicase/deoxyribonuclease subunit B: MSLRIVSGRAGSGKSTLIQNEIVTELKRDPLGTPIYVIVPDQMSFSTEYELTNHYDIRGMIRAQVMTFKRLAWYVLQETGGIAKEKIDKIGYRMLIRRLLMEHKDEFSLFRQAADKRGFTEEVEQLIKEFSQYNINSEALHEVIGKLEGTQAPHTLISKTKDLQLIIQELEQQLGDTYVDGDSFFPVLVEQLPNSEKIKQAHIYIDGFTAFTVREFDIVKQLIALAERVTIVLPFENEQDKEDDQALFYRSAVMYDKLMDEAKQLQIEVEPRVHLTGNYRFLNNDLRQIEANFHEPIVKPVKSDGFVRVLEGANRRAEVHGIAREICRLVKEEKVRYQDIGIMYRQADVYDPLILTIFPQYDIPVFTNEKKAMLHHPLIEFSRSILEVVTSKWQYEPVFRSVKTDLFFPLKSNLTEMREKADQFENFVIAQGIYGYRWFEESRWFYKKYRGLEFLTKRQTDEELAIQRMIDEMRSLISEPLMELQKNLEDAETGRDIALALYQCIEKLQVYEKLQALKDEELEKNLLISAAEHDQAWNRWVNVLDQFVIMFGDQKLTVEEAAKILDEGYDTLQFSSIPPAVDEVTVATVEYSRFDNMKVVFVIGVNDGVYPMRMDYEGLITDVERGWFSAVDTELSPTSKHRLLQEAFLIYRAFSSPTDRLYVTFASADEESKSLLPSLYINRLHKLFEINGEKTLPHERILIDPIEELDKSNVLSYLQHPATAIAYLMMQLRQAQYTNELAPEWVALKTYYEQDIKWKSTLQSIMGPLEKKNEAERLTQDITDELYGTELTSSVSRVEKFYSCPFAHFTTYGLGLEERAQYKLENFAMGDLFHEALKWISIETEKKKIAWNKLSKEQCALLARSAVEHIVPVFSHQILLSSARYRYIQHKLIRIVERTMIALSQQAKSSHFRPIAIEASFGPGKEMLPPLEIDLNGGRKMKLRGRIDRIDSAEVDQKAFLRVIDYKSSSRDLDLNEVYYGLSLQLLTYLNVAVDNASHWITGEAKPAGVLYVHVHNPILKIEEELDEATLEMERLRKFRMKGLLAEDIDSLVLMDEELQESGKSKIIPVQLKKDGSVYQRNSRVVIPFEMDHLQQYVRSKHKQAGDGILSGETSIRPYKLKNKTACDFCSFKSVCQFDPTDNMQNYHQLQAEQSENILHKIKEELNSDASDTF; encoded by the coding sequence TTGTCTTTAAGAATCGTAAGTGGACGAGCTGGATCAGGCAAATCTACTCTTATTCAAAATGAAATCGTTACAGAACTAAAAAGAGATCCATTAGGTACGCCGATTTACGTCATTGTTCCTGATCAGATGTCCTTCTCGACAGAGTACGAATTGACAAATCATTATGACATTCGAGGAATGATTCGTGCGCAGGTAATGACCTTTAAACGACTTGCTTGGTATGTGCTACAGGAAACTGGTGGCATTGCAAAGGAAAAAATAGATAAAATCGGATATCGCATGCTTATTCGAAGACTTTTAATGGAACATAAGGATGAGTTCTCATTGTTTCGTCAAGCTGCAGATAAACGTGGCTTTACAGAGGAAGTAGAGCAATTAATTAAAGAATTTAGTCAATACAATATTAACAGTGAAGCATTACATGAAGTGATAGGTAAATTAGAGGGAACGCAAGCACCTCATACTTTAATTTCCAAAACGAAAGATTTACAACTCATTATACAAGAGTTAGAGCAGCAGTTGGGGGACACCTATGTTGATGGAGATAGCTTCTTTCCAGTATTAGTGGAGCAATTACCTAACTCTGAGAAAATAAAACAAGCCCATATTTATATCGATGGTTTTACTGCCTTTACAGTGCGTGAATTTGATATCGTGAAGCAATTAATCGCTTTAGCTGAAAGAGTGACAATTGTTCTTCCTTTTGAAAATGAGCAGGATAAAGAGGATGATCAGGCACTATTTTATCGTTCTGCAGTCATGTATGACAAATTGATGGATGAAGCAAAACAGTTACAGATTGAAGTTGAACCAAGAGTTCATTTAACAGGTAATTATCGTTTTCTAAATAACGATTTAAGACAAATAGAAGCAAATTTTCATGAGCCTATTGTAAAACCAGTTAAATCTGATGGTTTTGTTCGAGTTTTAGAAGGGGCAAATCGTCGTGCGGAAGTTCATGGGATTGCCCGGGAAATATGCCGGTTAGTGAAAGAGGAAAAGGTAAGATATCAGGATATTGGGATTATGTACCGACAAGCCGATGTGTACGATCCATTAATATTAACGATATTTCCTCAATATGACATTCCTGTTTTTACAAATGAGAAAAAGGCGATGTTACATCATCCTTTAATTGAGTTTAGTCGTTCAATTTTAGAAGTTGTTACTTCAAAATGGCAATATGAACCTGTATTTAGAAGTGTTAAAACAGACTTGTTTTTCCCGTTAAAAAGTAATTTAACGGAGATGCGTGAAAAAGCAGATCAATTTGAGAATTTTGTCATCGCCCAAGGTATATATGGTTATCGATGGTTTGAAGAGTCACGTTGGTTTTATAAGAAATATCGTGGTTTAGAATTTTTAACAAAGCGTCAAACGGATGAAGAATTGGCCATACAACGAATGATTGACGAAATGCGGTCTTTGATTTCAGAGCCTTTAATGGAGCTGCAAAAGAATTTAGAAGATGCGGAGACTGGTCGCGATATCGCTCTAGCACTTTATCAATGTATCGAAAAACTTCAAGTATATGAAAAATTGCAAGCATTAAAAGATGAAGAATTAGAAAAAAATTTACTGATTAGTGCAGCAGAGCACGATCAAGCTTGGAACCGTTGGGTAAATGTGCTAGATCAGTTTGTCATTATGTTTGGTGATCAAAAATTGACAGTTGAAGAGGCTGCGAAGATTTTGGATGAAGGGTATGACACACTTCAATTTTCTAGCATTCCTCCTGCTGTCGATGAAGTAACAGTGGCAACAGTGGAATATTCTCGTTTTGATAATATGAAGGTTGTTTTCGTGATTGGCGTAAATGACGGGGTATATCCAATGCGTATGGATTATGAAGGTCTTATCACTGATGTGGAAAGAGGATGGTTCTCTGCTGTTGATACAGAATTATCACCAACCTCAAAGCACCGATTATTACAGGAAGCATTTTTAATATATCGTGCATTTTCTTCGCCAACAGATAGACTTTATGTGACCTTTGCAAGTGCAGATGAGGAAAGTAAGTCGTTGCTACCATCACTCTATATCAATCGATTGCATAAATTGTTTGAGATAAATGGGGAAAAAACGTTACCACATGAACGAATCCTTATTGATCCAATTGAAGAGCTCGATAAAAGCAATGTTCTTTCTTATCTACAGCATCCGGCTACAGCTATTGCCTATTTGATGATGCAGCTAAGACAAGCTCAATATACAAATGAATTAGCCCCTGAATGGGTAGCGTTAAAAACCTATTACGAACAAGATATAAAATGGAAATCAACGCTTCAATCCATAATGGGTCCGTTAGAAAAGAAAAATGAAGCAGAAAGATTGACTCAAGATATTACAGATGAATTGTACGGAACAGAGCTTACATCAAGTGTTTCGAGGGTAGAGAAATTTTACAGCTGTCCATTTGCCCATTTTACAACATATGGATTAGGTCTTGAAGAAAGAGCCCAATACAAATTAGAAAATTTTGCGATGGGGGATTTATTCCACGAAGCATTAAAATGGATTTCCATCGAAACAGAGAAGAAAAAAATAGCTTGGAATAAATTATCAAAAGAGCAGTGTGCATTGCTTGCTAGATCTGCAGTGGAGCATATCGTTCCGGTATTTTCTCATCAAATATTACTAAGCAGTGCGAGGTACCGATATATTCAGCATAAATTAATCCGTATCGTAGAAAGAACGATGATTGCACTATCACAGCAGGCAAAATCCTCACATTTCAGACCAATTGCTATAGAGGCTTCCTTTGGTCCGGGAAAAGAGATGCTACCGCCACTAGAAATTGATTTAAATGGTGGTAGAAAGATGAAGCTGCGCGGTCGAATTGACCGTATTGATAGTGCTGAAGTTGACCAAAAAGCGTTTTTGCGTGTCATTGACTATAAATCTTCCAGTCGTGATTTAGATTTAAATGAAGTGTATTATGGATTATCCTTGCAGCTTTTAACCTATTTAAATGTTGCTGTAGATAATGCGAGTCATTGGATTACAGGTGAGGCGAAACCAGCAGGTGTTTTATATGTTCATGTCCATAATCCGATTTTAAAAATAGAAGAAGAACTCGACGAAGCAACTCTTGAGATGGAACGTTTACGAAAATTCCGCATGAAAGGTTTATTAGCTGAAGATATAGATTCATTGGTATTAATGGATGAGGAGCTTCAAGAAAGTGGAAAATCTAAAATCATACCAGTGCAATTGAAAAAGGATGGATCTGTTTATCAGCGTAATTCTCGTGTAGTCATTCCATTTGAAATGGATCATTTGCAGCAATATGTACGCAGTAAGCATAAGCAAGCTGGTGATGGTATTTTAAGCGGGGAAACATCGATTCGACCATATAAATTAAAAAATAAAACAGCCTGCGATTTCTGTTCATTTAAATCGGTTTGTCAATTTGATCCAACTGATAACATGCAAAACTACCATCAATTACAGGCAGAACAATCGGAAAATATACTTCACAAAATCAAAGAGGAGTTGAACAGTGATGCGAGCGATACCTTCTAA